In a single window of the Pandoraea pulmonicola genome:
- a CDS encoding 4-oxalocrotonate tautomerase, producing the protein MPTFHVEMFEGRTVEQKRAFVKAVTEAAVSTIGCAPESVDIIIADVKRENWATGGVLCSDPRPE; encoded by the coding sequence ATGCCTACGTTTCACGTCGAGATGTTCGAGGGCCGCACGGTCGAGCAAAAACGCGCGTTCGTCAAAGCCGTCACGGAAGCGGCGGTGAGCACGATCGGCTGTGCGCCGGAGTCCGTCGACATCATCATTGCCGACGTCAAGCGCGAGAACTGGGCCACCGGCGGCGTGCTGTGCTCCGATCCGCGACCGGAATAA
- a CDS encoding class II aldolase/adducin family protein, translating into MSFTLTAGRKAATAVSDAERQMRVDLAACYRLVALYGWDDLIYTHISAMVPGEPGHFLINPFGLTFDEVTASNLVKITMNGEIAGESEHPVNVTGFALHGAVHAARADAVCVMHLHNTAGIAVSNQPHGLLPMSQHALRFHERIGYHDYEGLAFSPSESERLVASLGAHPAMLLRNHGTLTVGRTVAEAFVLMATLIKACDIQLQTLAGGIVPHLPSPAVQDKTAVQLEDGGAIEGVLEWPALLRKLDRIDASFRD; encoded by the coding sequence ATGTCTTTTACCCTGACGGCGGGCAGAAAGGCCGCCACCGCCGTGAGCGACGCCGAGCGGCAGATGCGCGTCGATCTCGCCGCCTGCTACCGGCTCGTGGCGCTTTACGGCTGGGACGATCTGATCTACACCCACATATCCGCGATGGTGCCCGGCGAGCCGGGGCACTTCCTCATCAATCCGTTCGGTCTGACGTTCGATGAAGTGACGGCGTCCAATCTCGTGAAGATCACGATGAACGGCGAGATCGCGGGGGAGAGCGAACATCCGGTGAACGTGACCGGCTTTGCCCTGCACGGCGCGGTACATGCCGCGCGTGCCGACGCGGTGTGCGTCATGCATCTGCACAATACGGCCGGCATCGCGGTCTCGAACCAGCCGCACGGCCTGCTGCCGATGTCGCAGCACGCGCTGCGCTTTCATGAGCGCATCGGCTATCACGACTACGAGGGCCTGGCGTTTTCGCCTTCGGAGAGCGAACGGCTCGTGGCGTCGCTCGGCGCGCATCCCGCCATGCTGCTGCGCAATCACGGCACGCTTACCGTCGGCCGCACCGTCGCCGAGGCGTTCGTGCTGATGGCCACGCTCATCAAGGCCTGCGACATCCAGTTGCAGACGCTCGCCGGCGGCATCGTCCCTCATTTGCCCAGCCCGGCCGTGCAGGACAAGACGGCGGTGCAACTCGAAGATGGCGGCGCCATCGAAGGCGTGCTGGAATGGCCCGCGCTGCTGCGCAAACTCGATAGAATAGACGCTTCGTTTCGCGACTGA
- a CDS encoding YbfB/YjiJ family MFS transporter — MTATLADSDSAVTARQPSPERAAWRIALSCMLALSIAMGIGRFAFTPMLPLMLHEQLTDIQHGSWLASLNYAGYFVGALSCMWLHLTPTFIIRFALAATVALTLAMGLMESFAVWAVVRTLAGVMSAWAMVFSAGWGFRKLAELRMPSLGGVIFAGPGAGIVVTGLLASLNTAMAWPARGGWLLCGVLALVLLAVIWRTFVADAPVPLATSAASAATKPADGAIPHAVNHGSGENVIPVTVLYGLAGFGYIITATFLPVIARQALPGSPWPDLFFPLLGLMVIPGAIVGARAPLAWDNRLLLAACYVMQGLGVGIGIVLPNVAGFALGSVLVGLPFTAITVYAVRECRRLRGDNANGLIGLVTASYGIGQIVGPLVAAPLVAATGSFTAALLCASGVLALGAIGFVWDWRRSYERAP; from the coding sequence ATGACAGCCACACTCGCCGATTCCGACAGCGCCGTCACTGCGCGCCAGCCTTCGCCTGAGCGTGCGGCATGGCGCATCGCCCTGTCGTGCATGCTCGCCCTGTCCATTGCCATGGGCATCGGGCGCTTCGCCTTCACGCCCATGTTGCCGCTCATGCTGCATGAGCAGCTCACCGACATCCAGCACGGTAGCTGGCTTGCCTCGTTGAACTATGCCGGGTACTTCGTGGGCGCGTTGTCGTGCATGTGGCTGCATCTGACGCCGACATTCATCATTCGCTTTGCGCTGGCAGCCACGGTCGCGCTGACGCTCGCCATGGGCTTGATGGAGTCGTTCGCCGTGTGGGCCGTCGTGCGCACGCTGGCCGGGGTGATGAGCGCGTGGGCGATGGTCTTCTCCGCCGGATGGGGTTTTCGCAAGCTCGCCGAACTGCGCATGCCCAGCCTCGGCGGCGTGATCTTCGCGGGGCCGGGCGCCGGCATCGTGGTGACCGGGTTGCTCGCGAGCCTGAACACGGCGATGGCGTGGCCCGCGCGCGGCGGCTGGCTGTTGTGCGGTGTGCTCGCGCTGGTGCTTCTCGCCGTGATCTGGCGCACGTTCGTTGCTGACGCGCCGGTGCCGCTGGCAACGTCGGCGGCATCGGCAGCAACGAAGCCGGCGGACGGCGCCATCCCGCATGCCGTCAACCACGGCAGTGGCGAGAATGTGATCCCCGTCACGGTGCTCTACGGCCTTGCCGGTTTCGGCTACATCATCACCGCGACGTTTCTGCCGGTGATCGCGCGCCAGGCGCTGCCGGGCTCGCCTTGGCCGGACCTGTTCTTCCCGCTGCTCGGCCTGATGGTGATTCCCGGCGCGATCGTCGGCGCGCGCGCACCGCTCGCGTGGGACAACCGCCTGCTGCTCGCGGCCTGCTACGTGATGCAGGGCCTGGGCGTGGGCATCGGGATCGTGTTGCCCAATGTCGCCGGCTTTGCGCTGGGCAGTGTGCTCGTCGGCCTGCCGTTCACGGCAATCACCGTGTACGCGGTGCGCGAATGCCGGCGCCTGCGTGGGGACAATGCCAATGGCCTGATCGGTCTGGTCACGGCATCCTATGGCATCGGGCAGATCGTCGGGCCGCTGGTCGCCGCGCCCCTGGTCGCCGCCACGGGCAGCTTCACGGCCGCCTTGCTGTGCGCGAGCGGGGTGCTGGCGCTCGGCGCGATCGGCTTCGTTTGGGACTGGCGGCGCTCATACGAACGCGCGCCCTGA